The Antedon mediterranea chromosome 11, ecAntMedi1.1, whole genome shotgun sequence genome window below encodes:
- the LOC140062367 gene encoding uncharacterized protein, whose translation MEQQGLNYLRGCAESFKRSFNLRVLADDSKIKETYKRAQEKGKVTVNRTKVLILGDHGAGKTSTCRRLQGKDFRPEEPSTIGIETNTVKTNVSDVNSKWCEVTSTPLEDYESSAAWWTVSRVLKQDKYKDKLKAMNTSENTYASIRKVLQDTYYLMFHIMPMTVMFCFGGLTFGFGPVAWLYIICLSVFCDFHTAYRFGCGYTICMVLIDSATHFGQQQVIQFNLQIYVMTITIVCMYGLGSFLVGVLMTTGGRTGICIALCCMIHPSHTIISLEVLLEHSSKMFYSLKYLEFSIYGVTILTIFRIIHTKIFSLSLRNVIIVLVLNIMLITAAIYFRRNNFVDVCTLFCFISTVFFLIYGVIIGRKFVAYGYIPQNYLFKKSIGFIARIYIGKICGWEICNFNHLSISEKENSLSMSSLLTFIVPIWGFIIYEWFSYMKVKSTSSIPIVHIRKSMEADLRNECSIEARLSLWDFAGQEMYYNTHHLFMPKQGVYLVVFHAVEAISNPDRHIKRLQFWLQSIAMHVDIENAVVFLVGTRRGSVPDANAFSTFDKFVNAHLFKRFSRLLAFHPSGQLCFFIENAFNFDKELNILRERIYNEVTKLKYFCEMFSVKYLLFKNTLNGFRHRLCIIASVKDIEDELMLTSKIFVKYEVRQLLNFFDKSGDIIYNELDELLQNYVVCDPQVLIDILKLLVNVPEPHRRNRAVSDLWQRLQETGIVDSLLMEHICRNKGIWRVYPYVIRYLVGTELMFPLTITNQVDQVGTFCLPCKLPKIYLQQGEFDSNHTSNIFYFDFGEVLLEFIFLRLIAKCCQVFDWLEVYYNFAHFRTSETCLFQINTETVSSGSIFLYDRNLIKLSILKEIPSQSVNILQKMHTFIEEIILQTFNPEYFHDQYLFGPVCERCSSLDGTMCLVNLVALCNDASNEYRVDTYHKVYHKPEFSFTCCRPTFT comes from the exons ATGGAACAACAAGGATTGAATTACTTGAGAGGATGTGCTGAATCTTTCAAGCGAAGTTTTAATTTGCGAGTTTTAGCAGATGATTCCAAAATTAAAGAAACTTACAAAAGAGCTCAAGAAAAAGGAAAAGTAACTGTTAACAGAACTAAGGTTCTTATTCTGGGTGATCATGGTGCCGGAAAAACGTCGACCTGCAGGCGTTTACAAGGAAAGGATTTCCGACCAGAAGAGCCTAGTACAATCGGAATAGAAACAAACACAGTTAAGACGAACGTTAGTGATGTTAATAGTAAATGGTGTGAGGTGACAAGCACTCCACTTGAAGACTATGAAAGTTCAGCAGCGTGGTGGACAGTATCACGTGTGCTTAAACAGGATAAATATAAGGATAAGTTAAAGGCAATGAATACGTCTGAAAATACATATGCTTCGATCCGAAAAGTATTACAAGACACATATTACCTAATGTTTCATATTATGCCTATGACAGTAATGTTCTGTTTTGGCGGACTTACATTCGGATTCGGGCCAGTTGCATGGCTTTATATTATTTGTCTTTCggtattttgtgattttcacaCTGCCTATCGATTTGGCTGTGGTTATACTATATGTATGGTACTCATAGATAGCGCTACACATTTTGGGCAGCAACAGGtcatacaatttaatttacagATTTACGTAATGACTATAACAATTGTCTGCATGTATGGACTGGGGTCGTTCCTTGTTGGTGTGCTTATGACTACAGGTGGAAGGACTGGCATCTGTATAGCTTTGTGTTGCATGATACATCCAAGCCATACCATAATTTCCCTCGAAGTCTTACTAGAACACTCATCTAAGATGTTTTACAGTTTGAAATATTTAGAATTCTCAATTTATGGAGTTACTATATTGACCATTTTTAGGATCATTCACACCAAAATATTTTCGCTTAGTCTAAGAAATGTGATAATTGTATTGGTACTTAATATCATGCTTATAACAGCAGCGATATATTTCAGAAGGAACAATTTTGTTGACGTttgtacattattttgttttatttctactGTGTTTTTCTTAATTTATGGGGTTATAATAGGAAGAAAATTTGTGGCGTATGGATATATCCCTCAAAACTATCTTTTTAAAAAGTCTATTGGGTTTATTGCTAGAATATATATTGGCAAGATATGTGGTTGGGAAATTTGCAATTTTAACCATCTAAGTATATCAGAGAAAGAAAATAGCCTTTCTATGTCAAGTTTGTTGACATTTATTGTCCCGATTTGGGGGTTTATAATCTACGAATGGTTTTCTTACATGAAAGTAAAATCGACGTCATCGATACCAATTGTGCATATCAGAAAATCAATGGAAGCAGACCTACGAAACGAATGTTCCATTGAAGCCAGACTAAGTTTATGGGATTTTGCAGGACAGGAAATGTACTATAATACACACCATCTGTTTATGCCAAAGCAAGGCGTATACTTGGTTGTTTTCCATGCTGTAGAAGCGATTTCTAATCCCGATAGACACATTAAACGGCTACAATTCTGGTTACAGTCTATTGCTATGCATGTTGATATTGAGAATGCTGTAGTGTTTCTTGTAGGAACAAGAAGAGGAAGTGTACCTGATGCAAATGCGTTTTCCACTTTTGATAAATTTGTAAATGCACATCTTTTCAAAAGGTTTTCAAGATTGCTTGCTTTTCATCCTAGTGGACAACTTTGCTTTTTTATTGAAAACGCATTCAACTTTGATAAGGAGCTTAACATCTTACGAGAAAGAATATATAATGAAGtaacaaaattgaaatatttttgcgAAATGTTTTCTGTAAAATacctattatttaaaaacactttaaatGGATTTCGACATAGACTGTGTATTATTGCGAGTGTAAAAGATATTGAAGATGAATTAATGTTAACAAGCAAAATCTTTGTAAAATATGAAGTGCGTCAACTTTTGAATTTCTTTGATAAATCTGGAGATATCATATACAATGAACTTGATGAACTACTTCAGAATTATGTTGTTTGTGATCCTCAGGTATTAATAGACATTCTTAAATTATTAGTGAATGTACCTGAACCACACAGAAGAAACAGAGCCGTGTCTGACCTTTGGCAGAGATTACAAGAAACCGGAATTGTTGACAGTTTACTGATGGAACACATTTGCCGAAATAAAGGAATTTGGAGAGTTTATCCTTATGTGATTCGGTACTTGGTGGGAACAGAGTTGATGTTTCCACTTACAATAACTAATCAAGTTGATCAAGTTGGAACATTTTGTCTTCCTTGCAAATTGcccaaaatttatttacaacaaGGTGAATTTGATTCTAATCATACTTCTAATATATTTTACTTCGATTTTGGTGAAGTTTTACTAGAATTTATATTTCTTCGACTTATTGCAAAATGCTGCCAAGTTTTTGATTGGCTTGAGGTCTATTATAACTTTGCACATTTCAGAACAAGTGAAACTTGTTTGTTTCAAATAAACACTGAAACAGTTTCTTCGGGCAGTATTTTCCTATACGATAGAAATCTCATCAAACTTTCAATTTTAAAGGAAATCCCGAGTCAGTCAGTTAATATCTTACAGAAAATGCATACTTTCATTGAAGAAATAATCCTACAAACGTTTAATCCGGAATACTTTCATGATCAGTATCTTTTTGGTCCTGTGTGTGAAAGATGTAGTTCTTTGGATGGAACAATGTGTTTGGTGAATCTTGTTGCACTATGTAACGATGCATCGAATGAATACAGAGTAGATACATATCACAAAGTGTATCACAAACCAGAG ttCAGTTTTACCTGTTGTAGACCAACCTTTACCTAG
- the LOC140063044 gene encoding uncharacterized protein — MEQEGLNYLRGCAESFKRSFNLRVLADDSEIKETYKTAQEKGKVPVNRTKVLILGDQGAGKTSTCRRLQGKDFRSEEPSTIGIETNTVEAKVSDVNSKWCAVTSTPLEDYESSAAWWTVSRVLKQDKYKDKLKAMNTSENNTRPSIRKVLQDTYYLMFHIMPMTVMFCFGGLTFGFGPICLSVFCDFHSAYRFGCGCTICMVLIDSATHFGQQHVIQFNLQMYVMTITIVCMYGLGSFLVGVLMTTGGRTGICIALCCMIHPSHTTISLEVLLEHLSNMFYSMKYLEFSIYGVTILAIFRIIHTKIFSLSPRNMIIVLLLNIMLITAAIYFGRNSFVDVCTLFCFTFTVFFLICGLILGRKLVAYGYIPQQYLFKKSIGFIAGISIGKMCGWEIGNFNHLSISEKENNISMSSLLTFIAPIWGFIIYEWFSYMKVKSTSLIPIVHIRKSMEADLRNECSIDARLSLWDFAGQEMYYNTHHLFMPKQGVYLVVFNAVEAISNPGRHIKRLQFWLQSIAMHVDIQNAVVFLVGTRRGSVPDANAFSTFDKFVNAHLYRRFSKFLAFHPSGQLCFFIENAFNFDKELNILRERIYNEVTRLKYFCEMFSVKYLLFKNTLNGFRHRQCIITSVKDIENELMLTSKIFVKYEVRQLLNFFDKSGDIIYNELDELLQNYVVCDPQVLIDILKLLVNVPEPHKRNRAVSDLWQRLQETGIVDSRLMEHICRNKGIWRVYPYVIRYLVGTELIFPLTITNQVDQVGTFCLPCKLPKINLQVEFDSNHTSNIF; from the exons ATGGAACAAGAAGGATTGAATTACTTGAGAGGATGTGCTGAATCTTTCAAGCGAAGTTTTAATTTGCGAGTTTTAGCAGATGATTCCGAAATTAAAGAAACTTACAAAACAGCTCAAGAAAAAGGAAAAGTACCTGTTAACAGAACTAAGGTTCTTATTCTGGGTGATCAAGGGGCCGGAAAAACGTCGACCTGCAGGCGTTTACAAGGAAAGGATTTTCGATCAGAAGAGCCTAGTACAATCGGAATAGAAACAAACACCGTTGAGGCGAAAGTCAGTGATGTTAATAGTAAATGGTGTGCAGTGACAAGCACTCCACTTGAAGACTATGAAAGTTCTGCAGCGTGGTGGACAGTATCACGTGTGCTTAAACAGGATAAATATAAGGATAAGTTAAAGGCAATGAATACGTCTGAAAATAATACACGTCCTTCGATCCGAAAAGTATTACAGGACACATATTACCTAATGTTTCATATTATGCCTATGACAGTAATGTTCTGTTTTGGTGGACTTACATTCGGATTCGGGCCA atttgtCTTTCggtattttgtgattttcacaGTGCCTATCGCTTTGGCTGTGGTTGTACTATATGTATGGTACTCATAGATAGCGCTACACATTTTGGCCAGCAACATgttatacaatttaatttacagATGTACGTAATGACTATAACAATTGTCTGCATGTATGGACTGGGGTCGTTCCTTGTTGGTGTGCTTATGACTACAGGTGGAAGGACTGGCATCTGTATAGCTTTGTGTTGCATGATACATCCAAGCCATACCACCATTTCCCTCGAAGTCTTACTAGAACACTTATCTAATATGTTTTACAGTATGAAATATTTAGAATTCTCAATTTATGGCGTTACTATATTGGCCATCTTTAGGATCATTCACACCAAAATATTTTCGCTTAGTCCAAGAAATATGATAATTGTATTGCTACTTAATATCATGCTTATAACAGCAGCGATATATTTCGGAAGGAACAGTTTTGTTGACGTttgtacattattttgttttacttttactgTGTTTTTCTTAATTTGTGGGCTAATATTAGGAAGAAAATTAGTGGCGTATGGATATATCCCCCAACAGTATCTTTTTAAAAAGTCTATTGGGTTTATTGCTGGAATATCTATTGGCAAAATGTGTGGTTGGGAAATTGGCAACTTTAACCATCTAAGTATATCAGAGAAAGAGAATAACATTTCTATGTCAAGTTTGTTGACATTTATTGCCCCGATTTGGGGGTTTATAATCTACGAATGGTTTTCTTACATGAAAGTAAAATCGACGTCATTGATACCAATTGTGCATATCAGAAAATCAATGGAAGCAGATCTACGAAACGAATGTTCCATTGACGCAAGACTAAGTTTATGGGATTTTGCAGGACAAGAAATGTACTATAATACACACCACCTGTTTATGCCAAAGCAGGGCGTATACTTGGTTGTTTTCAACGCTGTAGAGGCGATTTCTAATCCTGGTAGACACATTAAACGGCTACAATTCTGGTTACAATCTATTGCTATGCATGTTGATATTCAGAATGCTGTAGTGTTTCTTGTAGGAACAAGAAGAGGAAGTGTACCTGATGCAAATGCTTTTTCCACTTTTGATAAATTTGTAAATGCACATCTTTACAGAAGGTTTTCAAAATTTCTTGCTTTTCATCCAAGTGGACAACTTTGCTTTTTTATTGAAAACGCATTCAACTTTGATAAGGAGCTTAACATCTTACGAGAAAGGATATATAATGAAGTAACaagattgaaatatttttgcGAAATGTTTTCTGTAAAATacctattatttaaaaacactttaaatGGATTTCGACATAGACAGTGTATTATTACGAGTGTAAAAGATATTGAAAATGAATTAATGTTAACAAGCAAAATATTTGTGAAATATGAAGTGCGTCAACTTTTGAATTTCTTTGATAAATCTGGAGATATCATATACAATGAACTTGATGAACTACTTCAAAATTATGTTGTTTGTGATCCTCAGGTATTAATAGACATTCTGAAATTATTAGTGAATGTACCTGAACCACACAAAAGAAACAGAGCCGTGTCTGATCTTTGGCAGAGATTACAAGAAACTGGGATTGTAGACAGCAGACTGATGGAACACATTTGCCGAAACAAAGGAATTTGGAGAGTTTATCCTTATGTTATTCGGTACTTGGTGGGAACAGAGTTGATTTTTCCACTTACAATAACTAATCAAGTTGATCAAGTTGGGACATTTTGTCTTCCTTGCAAATTGCCCAAAATTAATTTACAAGTTGAATTTGATTCTAATCATACttctaatatattttaa